One region of Thiorhodovibrio frisius genomic DNA includes:
- a CDS encoding beta strand repeat-containing protein: MTNVSTGDFQLTGTASGTISSVAYDSASGTRGSVALVTVTNVSGDGTLRLDLKSSGTGIQDARGNAISGGYTGGTAHTVDTVAPQVQSIVRQTPASEQTNADSLVFRVAFDETVQDVAAADFTATGTTATVSAVSTVNGSTYDVTVSGGDLANLDGAVGLNLSGSADLTDTAGNTIQAGEPGTDQTYTLDNSPPAVPSVPDLDAASDTGAADDDDHTNDTTPTLTGTAEAGVTVTLYSSISGNVGTATANGGGAWSITASALADGTHTFTTTATDAVGNESAASAGLDVVVDGSGPVFTSSDAPSVVENTTDILTVGATDATGPVNFAITGGANQELFALDETTAALSFTAGQTYVHGGDNDREVEVTATDAFGQTTAQTITVTITDTPNEAPTFTGLDGTPTFTEGGSAVILDGDVTISDTELDARNAGAGYAGASLTIARSGGANTDDVFSIQTGGRLTVAGNDISSGNVFATLDTTTTAGQVTVSFTDANGTTPTTALVNEVMQAIRYENASGDPPASVDLAWTFADGNSGPGDQGAGDAPGTGSGAVTVTISSVNQAPTLSATEDNPTFTEGGGGASLFSSANADAGEPGDSFAGLTLTVSNVTDGAAEILSIDGTDVALTDANSVAVAGGTAAVSLSGTTATVTITGMGLSPTAFKTLVNGLAYRNTSDDPTTASDRVVTITAVQDSGGTANGGADSTTTAIASTVSLTPVNDPPEVGSVFGETATLVAGGGAQNVALLDDATVSNPDSADYDGGSLTVVQNIGTANGSWGLDGTTATSDGNGTVAAGETIAVDGVSIGTVHATDDGQGGNTLQVSFTAGATSANIQTLLQALTYDAPATGGAGDWLGDQVFSLTLNDGDGTANGGDQDAAGPFTITVTQNPPVIDNLNGDTTTADKGATVAFDLNSDATVTDADSYDFDDGALTLSRTSSLAGDFSLDTSKATSGADGVIEASDSIKVEVSGVSVAIGVVNTGADGQGTNGLTIDLNGNATPVHVATLLQALQYTSSDGGAHRFDVTLSDGALLGGATSAVSTVTITVQDEPVNTVPGAQIAVDGTAKAITGVSVADADSATLTTTVSVNPGDGTLTASGGGTITGAGTESLQIQGSVAQVNTALATLSYTPAVNSTGVKILTVETTDGTYTDTDTIDVTVSDRPSIANLNGDRQTLTAVATLPLDLGGDAAVTDADSTDFDGGTLTIARAGTAAAGAFSLDGTTAKAGGDGALANTEIVSVGGTDIGTVSSAGQGTNDLVIDLTASAKPALVGTLVQNILFTPDSVTTHSFDVTLSDGDGTTSDAARVTFAPPAPTGGGGGGGTPSGRDETPDKPADETMDESGSRLITLEPGDSSSEHILTGSDATPVVAAGLPAGVGLICSSSPAPQAPSSAITDLSARIANSGAQGQDDMAKTGQAFLSSLPDDARVCVSAVTLALEGETAPGAPIVISDAVPGDGITEAMVIDVSGLPPGTELRLDGIDFAVIIGSATVTGGEGANIVVGDGGSQSIVLGPDDDILDGGAGDDQVGSEGGDDILIGGLGNDTITGGSGIDTAEYAGASTDALIRRDASVTVTDAGGTDSIGEDVELLAFVENRAVTLVRPEGNAIAAGVGFDPEFYLAQNPDVAAAVAIGQFANGAEHFAQFGLLEGRPGNALFDNDAYLAMNPDVAAAVASGMFASAEQHYALYGAGEGRDPSGWFDASAYLEANPDVAAAGMPALEHFIAWGAAEGRMGFVLDDALLVA, from the coding sequence GTGACCAACGTTTCGACGGGCGACTTCCAGTTGACGGGCACGGCCTCCGGCACCATCAGCAGCGTTGCGTATGACAGCGCGAGCGGCACCCGGGGGTCCGTGGCCCTGGTCACCGTCACGAACGTGTCCGGCGATGGGACTCTGCGGCTGGATCTGAAGTCGTCCGGAACGGGTATCCAGGACGCGAGAGGAAATGCGATCAGCGGCGGCTACACCGGCGGAACCGCCCATACCGTCGATACCGTGGCCCCGCAGGTGCAAAGCATCGTCCGGCAGACCCCCGCCAGTGAACAGACCAACGCCGACTCGCTGGTCTTTCGGGTGGCCTTTGACGAGACCGTGCAGGATGTGGCGGCGGCGGACTTCACGGCGACCGGTACCACGGCGACGGTCAGCGCCGTCAGCACGGTCAATGGGTCCACCTATGATGTCACCGTCAGCGGCGGCGATCTGGCGAACCTGGATGGCGCCGTGGGGCTGAACCTGTCCGGGTCCGCCGACCTCACCGATACGGCGGGCAACACGATCCAGGCCGGCGAGCCGGGCACGGATCAGACCTATACCCTCGACAACTCACCGCCGGCCGTCCCTTCCGTGCCCGACCTGGACGCGGCCAGCGACACCGGCGCGGCCGATGACGACGACCATACCAACGACACCACGCCGACCCTGACCGGCACCGCCGAGGCCGGGGTCACCGTCACGCTGTACAGCAGCATTTCCGGCAACGTCGGCACGGCGACCGCCAACGGGGGTGGGGCGTGGTCGATCACCGCCAGTGCCCTTGCGGACGGCACGCACACCTTCACCACGACGGCCACGGACGCGGTGGGCAACGAGTCGGCGGCCTCGGCCGGTCTGGACGTTGTGGTGGACGGCTCCGGGCCGGTCTTCACCTCCAGCGATGCGCCCTCGGTCGTCGAGAACACGACCGACATTCTCACCGTCGGCGCCACCGATGCCACCGGCCCCGTCAACTTTGCCATCACTGGCGGGGCGAATCAGGAGCTATTTGCGCTGGACGAGACCACGGCGGCCCTGTCCTTCACCGCCGGCCAGACCTATGTGCATGGCGGCGACAATGACCGCGAGGTGGAGGTCACCGCCACCGACGCCTTCGGCCAGACTACGGCCCAGACCATCACGGTCACCATCACCGACACGCCGAACGAGGCGCCAACCTTCACCGGCCTGGACGGCACGCCGACGTTCACCGAAGGCGGGTCCGCCGTCATCCTGGACGGCGACGTCACCATCAGCGACACGGAGCTGGATGCCCGCAACGCCGGCGCCGGCTACGCGGGCGCCAGCCTGACCATCGCACGCAGCGGCGGCGCCAACACGGACGACGTATTCTCGATCCAGACCGGCGGCAGGCTGACCGTCGCCGGCAATGACATCAGCAGCGGCAACGTCTTCGCCACCCTCGACACCACCACGACCGCCGGGCAAGTCACCGTTTCGTTCACGGACGCCAACGGCACCACGCCCACAACGGCGCTGGTCAACGAGGTCATGCAGGCGATCCGCTACGAAAACGCCAGCGGCGATCCGCCGGCCAGCGTGGACCTCGCCTGGACCTTTGCCGACGGCAACAGCGGCCCCGGCGACCAGGGCGCGGGCGACGCACCGGGCACCGGAAGCGGGGCCGTGACGGTGACCATCTCCTCCGTCAACCAGGCGCCCACCCTGAGCGCGACCGAGGATAATCCCACCTTTACCGAGGGCGGGGGCGGCGCCAGCCTGTTCAGCAGCGCCAACGCGGATGCGGGGGAGCCCGGGGACAGCTTCGCCGGACTGACCCTGACGGTCAGCAACGTCACCGACGGCGCTGCCGAGATCCTGTCCATCGACGGGACCGACGTGGCCCTGACCGACGCCAACAGCGTGGCCGTGGCCGGCGGCACGGCGGCGGTCAGCCTGTCGGGCACCACGGCGACGGTGACGATCACGGGCATGGGTCTCTCCCCGACCGCGTTCAAGACCCTGGTGAACGGCCTTGCCTACCGCAACACCAGCGATGACCCGACCACCGCTTCGGATCGCGTCGTGACCATCACCGCCGTTCAGGACAGCGGCGGTACGGCCAATGGCGGCGCGGATTCAACGACCACCGCCATCGCCTCGACCGTCAGCCTGACACCGGTCAACGACCCGCCGGAGGTGGGCAGCGTGTTCGGTGAGACCGCGACCCTGGTCGCGGGGGGCGGCGCGCAAAACGTGGCGCTGCTCGACGATGCCACCGTCAGTAACCCGGACTCCGCCGATTACGACGGGGGCAGCCTGACCGTCGTTCAGAACATCGGCACCGCGAATGGGTCGTGGGGGCTGGACGGCACAACCGCGACATCGGATGGCAATGGCACCGTCGCCGCCGGCGAGACCATCGCAGTCGACGGTGTGTCCATTGGCACGGTGCATGCCACCGATGACGGGCAAGGCGGCAATACCCTCCAGGTTTCCTTCACCGCCGGGGCGACGTCCGCGAACATCCAGACGCTGCTTCAGGCGCTGACCTACGACGCGCCAGCAACAGGGGGGGCGGGTGACTGGCTGGGGGATCAGGTCTTCAGCCTGACCCTGAATGATGGCGACGGCACCGCGAACGGCGGCGATCAGGATGCCGCCGGCCCCTTCACGATCACCGTCACCCAGAATCCGCCGGTCATCGACAACCTGAACGGCGATACCACGACGGCGGACAAGGGCGCCACCGTTGCGTTCGACCTGAATAGCGATGCCACCGTCACAGACGCCGACAGCTATGATTTCGACGATGGCGCCCTGACCCTCTCCCGCACGTCCAGCCTGGCGGGCGATTTCTCGCTGGATACGAGCAAGGCGACCTCGGGCGCAGATGGCGTGATTGAAGCCTCTGATTCCATCAAGGTGGAGGTGAGCGGCGTCTCCGTCGCCATCGGTGTGGTGAACACCGGCGCGGACGGCCAGGGCACCAATGGCCTGACCATTGACCTGAATGGCAATGCCACTCCGGTGCATGTGGCGACGCTGTTGCAAGCCCTGCAGTACACCTCTTCCGACGGCGGCGCACACAGATTCGACGTGACCCTGAGTGACGGCGCATTGTTGGGCGGGGCGACCTCAGCCGTCTCCACGGTTACGATCACTGTCCAGGACGAACCCGTGAACACCGTGCCCGGCGCCCAAATCGCCGTGGACGGCACCGCCAAGGCGATCACCGGCGTTTCCGTCGCCGATGCCGACAGCGCCACCCTGACCACCACGGTTTCGGTCAATCCCGGCGACGGCACCCTGACCGCGTCGGGCGGCGGCACCATCACCGGGGCCGGCACCGAAAGTCTTCAGATCCAGGGCTCGGTCGCCCAGGTCAACACCGCGCTGGCGACCCTGAGCTACACCCCGGCCGTCAACAGCACCGGCGTGAAGATCCTCACGGTCGAGACCACCGACGGTACCTATACCGACACCGATACCATTGACGTGACGGTATCCGACCGGCCGAGCATCGCCAACCTGAACGGTGACCGTCAGACCCTGACGGCGGTTGCGACGCTGCCGCTCGATCTGGGCGGCGATGCCGCCGTGACCGATGCCGATTCCACCGATTTCGACGGCGGAACCCTGACCATCGCGCGCGCGGGCACCGCGGCGGCCGGCGCCTTCAGCCTGGACGGCACCACCGCCAAGGCGGGCGGCGACGGGGCACTGGCCAACACCGAGATCGTTTCGGTGGGCGGCACGGACATCGGCACCGTCTCCAGCGCCGGGCAGGGCACCAATGATCTGGTCATCGACCTGACCGCCAGTGCGAAGCCGGCCCTGGTCGGCACGCTGGTGCAGAATATCCTGTTCACGCCCGACAGCGTGACCACCCACAGCTTCGACGTCACCCTCAGCGACGGCGACGGCACGACATCGGATGCCGCCCGGGTTACCTTCGCGCCGCCCGCGCCCACTGGCGGTGGTGGTGGCGGAGGCACCCCCTCAGGTCGCGATGAAACGCCAGACAAGCCCGCGGACGAGACCATGGATGAGAGTGGCAGCCGCCTCATCACCCTGGAGCCAGGCGATAGTTCGTCAGAGCACATCCTTACCGGCAGCGACGCCACGCCGGTTGTTGCGGCCGGGTTGCCGGCCGGGGTCGGGTTGATCTGCTCCAGCTCGCCCGCGCCTCAGGCCCCATCCAGCGCCATCACCGACTTGAGTGCGCGCATTGCGAACAGCGGCGCACAGGGACAGGATGACATGGCCAAGACCGGTCAGGCATTTTTGAGCAGCCTGCCCGATGACGCGCGCGTTTGCGTCAGCGCCGTCACCCTCGCGCTTGAGGGCGAAACAGCGCCCGGCGCGCCCATCGTGATCTCCGATGCCGTGCCGGGCGACGGCATCACCGAGGCCATGGTTATCGACGTCTCCGGGCTGCCGCCCGGGACCGAGCTGCGGCTTGACGGCATCGATTTCGCCGTCATCATTGGCAGCGCCACCGTCACGGGCGGCGAGGGGGCCAACATTGTTGTGGGCGATGGCGGCAGCCAAAGCATCGTGCTCGGGCCGGACGACGACATCCTCGACGGCGGCGCCGGCGACGACCAAGTCGGCTCCGAGGGCGGCGACGACATCCTGATCGGTGGCCTGGGCAACGACACCATCACCGGCGGCAGCGGCATCGACACCGCCGAATACGCCGGCGCCAGCACCGACGCGCTCATCCGCCGCGACGCGAGTGTCACCGTCACCGATGCCGGCGGCACCGACAGCATTGGCGAGGATGTCGAGCTGCTTGCTTTCGTTGAGAACCGCGCCGTCACCCTGGTGCGCCCCGAAGGCAATGCAATTGCCGCGGGCGTGGGATTCGACCCCGAGTTCTACCTTGCCCAGAACCCCGACGTTGCCGCCGCCGTCGCGATCGGCCAATTTGCCAATGGCGCCGAGCACTTCGCGCAATTCGGTCTGCTCGAGGGACGCCCCGGCAATGCTCTGTTTGACAACGACGCCTATCTGGCGATGAACCCCGACGTTGCCGCAGCGGTCGCCTCAGGGATGTTTGCCAGCGCCGAGCAGCATTATGCCCTCTATGGCGCGGGCGAAGGGCGCGACCCCTCCGGCTGGTTCGACGCCTCGGCCTACCTCGAGGCCAACCCCGACGTTGCCGCCGCCGGCATGCCCGCCCTGGAGCATTTCATCGCCTGG